One SAR86 cluster bacterium genomic window, CAGTTATGATGATGTACGCTAATGAAGAGCAAAAGAAAAGATATCTTCCTCCTTTAGCTAAAGCTGAAGAAGTATGGTGCCAGTTATTTAGTGAACCTGCTTCAGGATCTGATCTTGCTGGACTTAAGACTAAATGTGAAAAAGATGGAGATGATTGGATTATAAATGGTCAAAAAATTTGGACATCGGGTGCTCATTTTAGTGATTATGGAATAATAGTTACACGTAGCGATCCCAATGTTGCAAAACATAAAGGTCTCACTTATTTTTTCTTAGATATGAAATCTCCTGGTGTTGAAGTTAGACCCATAAAACAGATTTCTGGTGGAGCTAATTTTAATGAAGTTTATTTTACTGATGTGAGAATTCCTGATGAACAAAGACTTGGAGAAGTTGGAGATGGCTGGAAAGTCTCTTTAACTACTCTCATGAATGAAAGATTAGCAGTAGGAGATGCATCTGGTCCTGACTTTGAAGAAGCATTTAATTTAGCTCGTGGACAAGATCTAAATGGAAAATTAGCTATAGAAAATGATTCTGTCAGGGAAAAACTTGCAGACTGGTATTGTCAAGCAAGTGGTTTAAAATTTGCAAAATATCGAAATATCTCCGCTCTATCTAGAGGTGAAACTCCTGGTCCTCAATCTTCCATTACAAAGATAGTAAGTGCTAATAAATTACAGGAAATAGCTAATTTTGGACTAGACCTCATGGATAATGCAGGAATCTTAAGATCTGACGATAGGGATGCAGAGCAAAGCATGTATCAATATGGTTTTTATGGAGCAGCTGGTCTTAGAATAGCTGGCGGTACAGATGAAATCCTAAAAAATATTATATCTGAGCAAGTTTTAGGAATGCCGCAAGATATGAGAGCTGATAAAGGAATTCCTTTTAATGAAATTCCAACAAGTACTAAATAAAGAAACTGCAAAAACTAGATTCCGTATTTATTAAAGAAACTGATCTTGAGTGGCGATCAGGGAACCCATTCTCTCTAGAATATATGGATTTATTCTTCTCTAACTCAGGAGGATTTAGCGAATCAAGGCACGTATATATAGATGGAAATGATCTAATAGATCGCTGGAAGAATTTAAAAGAAGGTAATTTTTTTACTATTGGCGAATTAGGATTTGGTGCTGGATTAAACTTTTTATCCA contains:
- a CDS encoding acyl-CoA dehydrogenase family protein encodes the protein MDFNDTTDETKFREEAFNWLSNNAPLKENPKDTWKPASEEEGLKEAKAWAAKLHEGGWACLHWPKEYGGRDATPIERVIWGQEISKFKVPGGYFEIGQGMAGPVMMMYANEEQKKRYLPPLAKAEEVWCQLFSEPASGSDLAGLKTKCEKDGDDWIINGQKIWTSGAHFSDYGIIVTRSDPNVAKHKGLTYFFLDMKSPGVEVRPIKQISGGANFNEVYFTDVRIPDEQRLGEVGDGWKVSLTTLMNERLAVGDASGPDFEEAFNLARGQDLNGKLAIENDSVREKLADWYCQASGLKFAKYRNISALSRGETPGPQSSITKIVSANKLQEIANFGLDLMDNAGILRSDDRDAEQSMYQYGFYGAAGLRIAGGTDEILKNIISEQVLGMPQDMRADKGIPFNEIPTSTK